A window of Costertonia aggregata contains these coding sequences:
- a CDS encoding NADH:ubiquinone reductase (Na(+)-transporting) subunit D → MALLSKKDTNLILDPLADNNPITIQVLGICSALAITAELKASLVMAISVIFVMGVGNVVISLLRNVIPSKIRIIAQLIVVATLVIVVDQVLKAFAYELSKTLSVFVGLIITNCIIMGRFEAFALGNGVWRSFLDGIGNALGYGVILVIIGFFRELLGSGTLFGIPVLGDPIAKTGLYSIGYENNGFMIIPPAALIVVGIIIWVQRSRNPALVEEN, encoded by the coding sequence ATGGCACTACTTTCAAAAAAAGATACTAATCTAATTTTAGATCCTTTAGCGGATAACAATCCCATTACCATTCAGGTATTGGGCATATGTTCTGCTTTGGCAATTACGGCAGAGCTAAAGGCATCATTGGTCATGGCCATTTCCGTAATTTTTGTAATGGGTGTTGGTAACGTTGTCATTTCTTTGTTGCGAAATGTCATACCTTCCAAAATACGTATTATCGCCCAATTGATCGTTGTGGCTACTTTGGTAATCGTAGTAGATCAGGTATTAAAGGCTTTTGCTTATGAGCTTAGCAAAACCTTATCGGTTTTTGTGGGATTGATTATCACCAACTGCATTATTATGGGACGTTTTGAAGCTTTTGCCCTAGGTAATGGTGTTTGGAGGTCTTTCCTAGATGGTATTGGTAATGCTTTGGGTTATGGCGTTATCTTGGTCATTATCGGATTTTTTAGAGAATTGCTAGGTTCGGGTACGTTATTCGGTATTCCTGTTTTAGGTGATCCGATTGCGAAAACGGGTCTGTATTCCATAGGTTATGAAAACAATGGATTCATGATTATACCACCCGCAGCACTTATAGTGGTTGGGATTATAATTTGGGTACAACGTTCAAGAAATCCGGCATTGGTAGAGGAAAACTAG